One window of Heptranchias perlo isolate sHepPer1 chromosome 15, sHepPer1.hap1, whole genome shotgun sequence genomic DNA carries:
- the LOC137333004 gene encoding high affinity cationic amino acid transporter 1-like isoform X2: protein MASKMMENFGKKLIRRRIVDCSTDETRFVRCLTTLDLIALGVGSTLGAGTASVARAWSSTFDSLIEQKISSFFGSYLKMNCPGVLAQYPDIFAVILILLLAGLLAFGVSESALVNKVFTAINLMVLCFVIISGFVKGDIKNWQLTGSDYNETFINSTESGAGEFGSGGFTPFGFVGVLSGAATCFYAFVGFDCIATTGEEAKNPQKSIPIGIVASLLICFVAYFGVSAALTLMMPYYKLNNKSPLPEAFQYVGWEPARYIVAVGSLCALSTSLLGSMFPMPRVIFAMAEDGLLFRFLGNMNKKTKTPVHATIVSGVVAAVMALLFDLDVLVDLMSIGTLLAYSLVAACVLILRYQPYQLLKCDLYEMTPFGENKSSLTSQINSTDYQAEEKTSVTLKLLFYPENKTPTKCSGLIIYISVGILSIVLTCICVILATSYKELFNGHALWLTLLVMLCLLAAVITFVIWKQPQSDVSLTFKVPLLPFLPIVSIFVNVYLMVMLDLGTWARFGIWMLLGFVIYFGYGIWNSSEGQSSSCTPVDSGSQEKMDNMLDCNTLLSSEKVKEVATA from the exons ATGGCGAGCAAGATGATGGAAAATTTTGGGAAGAAGTTGATTCGTAGACGAATTGTTGACTGCAGCACAGATGAAACCCGTTTTGTCAGGTGCCTGACAACATTGGACCTAATTGCTCTGGGGGTTGGCAGCACTCTTGGGGCAG GCACAGCAAGTGTTGCTCGAGCTTGGAGTTCGACATTTGACAGTCTCATTGAGCAAAAAATTTCTAGTTTCTTTGGAAGCTACCTGAAGATGAACTGTCCAGGTGTGCTTGCACAATATCCAGATATATTTGCAGTCATCTTAATCTTGCTTCTCGCAG GTCTTTTGGCATTTGGAGTGAGTGAGTCAGCACTAGTGAATAAAGTCTTTACTGCCATAAACCTAATGGTTCTGTGCTTCGTCATTATTTCGGGGTTTGTGAAAGGTGACATCAAGAACTGGCAGCTGACAGGGTCTGACTACAATGAGACTTTCATCAACAG TACTGAATCTGGAGCAGGAGAGTTTGGTTCTGGAGGATTCACTCCTTTTGGATTTGTTGGAGTTCTCTCAGGAGCTGCAACATGCTTCTATGCCTTTGTAGGATTTGACTGTATTGCAACTACAG GAGAGGAAGCAAAAAATCCTCAGAAGTCAATTCCTATTGGGATTGTGGCTTCCCTGCTGATCTGCTTTGTGGCCTACTTTGGTGTGTCTGCTGCTCTCACACTCATGATGCCTTACTACAAGCTGAACAATAAAAGCCCACTGCCCGAGGCCTTCCAGTATGTCGGATGGGAACCCGCGCGTTACATTGTGGCTGTTggctctctctgtgctctctctacCAG CCTGCTAGGCTCCATGTTCCCTATGCCACGTGTCATATTCGCAATGGCTGAGGATGGATTGCTCTTCCGTTTCCTGGGGAACATGAACAAAAAAACCAAGACACCAGTGCATGCGACCATCGTTTCTGGCGTTGTTGCTG CTGTCATGGCTTTGCTGTTTGACCTGGATGTTCTGGTTGACCTCATGTCAATTGGCACACTACTTGCCTATTCCCTGGTGGCTGCTTGTGTTCTTATCCTCAG ATACCAGCCTTATCAGCTGCTCAAATGTGATTTGTATGAAATGACTCCATTTGGAGAAAATAAAAGCAGCCTGACATCCCAAATCAACAGTACAGATTATCAGGCTGAAGAGAAAACCTCAGTGACCTTGAAGCTACTGTTCTACCCAGAAAACAAGACCCCCACCAAATGCTCCGGATTAATTATTTATATCAGCGTTGGAATCCTCT CAATTGTTTTGACTTGTATTTGTGTCATACTGGCCACCAGTTACAAGGAATTATTCAACGGACATGCCCTCTGGTTGACTCTACTTGTGATGCTCTGCCTGCTTGCTGCAGTTATTACTTTCGTTATATGGAAGCAGCCACAGAGTGATGTGTCACTTACTTTTAAG GTACCACTCCTCCCCTTCCTACCTATCGTCAGTATCtttgtaaatgtttacctgatgGTGATGTTGGATCTGGGCACCTGGGCCCGGTTTGGAATTTGGATGTTGTTAG
- the LOC137333004 gene encoding high affinity cationic amino acid transporter 1-like isoform X1, translating into MASKMMENFGKKLIRRRIVDCSTDETRFVRCLTTLDLIALGVGSTLGAGVYVLAGEVARDKAGPAIVLCFLIAALASVLAGLCYAEFGARVPKTGSAYLYSYVTVGEIWAFITGWNLILSYVLGTASVARAWSSTFDSLIEQKISSFFGSYLKMNCPGVLAQYPDIFAVILILLLAGLLAFGVSESALVNKVFTAINLMVLCFVIISGFVKGDIKNWQLTGSDYNETFINSTESGAGEFGSGGFTPFGFVGVLSGAATCFYAFVGFDCIATTGEEAKNPQKSIPIGIVASLLICFVAYFGVSAALTLMMPYYKLNNKSPLPEAFQYVGWEPARYIVAVGSLCALSTSLLGSMFPMPRVIFAMAEDGLLFRFLGNMNKKTKTPVHATIVSGVVAAVMALLFDLDVLVDLMSIGTLLAYSLVAACVLILRYQPYQLLKCDLYEMTPFGENKSSLTSQINSTDYQAEEKTSVTLKLLFYPENKTPTKCSGLIIYISVGILSIVLTCICVILATSYKELFNGHALWLTLLVMLCLLAAVITFVIWKQPQSDVSLTFKVPLLPFLPIVSIFVNVYLMVMLDLGTWARFGIWMLLGFVIYFGYGIWNSSEGQSSSCTPVDSGSQEKMDNMLDCNTLLSSEKVKEVATA; encoded by the exons ATGGCGAGCAAGATGATGGAAAATTTTGGGAAGAAGTTGATTCGTAGACGAATTGTTGACTGCAGCACAGATGAAACCCGTTTTGTCAGGTGCCTGACAACATTGGACCTAATTGCTCTGGGGGTTGGCAGCACTCTTGGGGCAGGTGTGTACGTTTTAGCTGGCGAAGTAGCCAGGGACAAGGCAGGTCCTGCTATTGTCCTCTGTTTCTTAATCGCTGCTCTTGCCTCGGTACTTGCTGGCCTGTGCTACGCAGAGTTTGGTGCCAGAGTCCCCAAGACTGGATCTGCTTACCTCTACAGCTACGTGACTGTGGGTGAAATATGGGCTTTTATAACCGGCTGGAATTTAATCTTATCGTATGTATTGG GCACAGCAAGTGTTGCTCGAGCTTGGAGTTCGACATTTGACAGTCTCATTGAGCAAAAAATTTCTAGTTTCTTTGGAAGCTACCTGAAGATGAACTGTCCAGGTGTGCTTGCACAATATCCAGATATATTTGCAGTCATCTTAATCTTGCTTCTCGCAG GTCTTTTGGCATTTGGAGTGAGTGAGTCAGCACTAGTGAATAAAGTCTTTACTGCCATAAACCTAATGGTTCTGTGCTTCGTCATTATTTCGGGGTTTGTGAAAGGTGACATCAAGAACTGGCAGCTGACAGGGTCTGACTACAATGAGACTTTCATCAACAG TACTGAATCTGGAGCAGGAGAGTTTGGTTCTGGAGGATTCACTCCTTTTGGATTTGTTGGAGTTCTCTCAGGAGCTGCAACATGCTTCTATGCCTTTGTAGGATTTGACTGTATTGCAACTACAG GAGAGGAAGCAAAAAATCCTCAGAAGTCAATTCCTATTGGGATTGTGGCTTCCCTGCTGATCTGCTTTGTGGCCTACTTTGGTGTGTCTGCTGCTCTCACACTCATGATGCCTTACTACAAGCTGAACAATAAAAGCCCACTGCCCGAGGCCTTCCAGTATGTCGGATGGGAACCCGCGCGTTACATTGTGGCTGTTggctctctctgtgctctctctacCAG CCTGCTAGGCTCCATGTTCCCTATGCCACGTGTCATATTCGCAATGGCTGAGGATGGATTGCTCTTCCGTTTCCTGGGGAACATGAACAAAAAAACCAAGACACCAGTGCATGCGACCATCGTTTCTGGCGTTGTTGCTG CTGTCATGGCTTTGCTGTTTGACCTGGATGTTCTGGTTGACCTCATGTCAATTGGCACACTACTTGCCTATTCCCTGGTGGCTGCTTGTGTTCTTATCCTCAG ATACCAGCCTTATCAGCTGCTCAAATGTGATTTGTATGAAATGACTCCATTTGGAGAAAATAAAAGCAGCCTGACATCCCAAATCAACAGTACAGATTATCAGGCTGAAGAGAAAACCTCAGTGACCTTGAAGCTACTGTTCTACCCAGAAAACAAGACCCCCACCAAATGCTCCGGATTAATTATTTATATCAGCGTTGGAATCCTCT CAATTGTTTTGACTTGTATTTGTGTCATACTGGCCACCAGTTACAAGGAATTATTCAACGGACATGCCCTCTGGTTGACTCTACTTGTGATGCTCTGCCTGCTTGCTGCAGTTATTACTTTCGTTATATGGAAGCAGCCACAGAGTGATGTGTCACTTACTTTTAAG GTACCACTCCTCCCCTTCCTACCTATCGTCAGTATCtttgtaaatgtttacctgatgGTGATGTTGGATCTGGGCACCTGGGCCCGGTTTGGAATTTGGATGTTGTTAG